A single genomic interval of Desulfonatronum sp. SC1 harbors:
- a CDS encoding phosphate ABC transporter substrate-binding protein, which produces MLAKHGKVFVLAWFALVLIVSPVLAGNLDRFTGMEGSLDIAGGTAHIPVMNEAAKRIMTFNPKVRITVAGGGTGIGVQKAGEGLVDIGNTGRPLSDEEVSKYGLRSFAFAIDGVAPVVHPDSHVADLTAQQIRDIFGGRITRWSEVGGNDAAIHVYGREEASGTHEVFWGKLLKKEAVVGTANIIQSNGAMKVAVSQDRNAIGYMSIGHIDDTVKPLAVDGVVPSQETAIDGSYPVIRHLFMNTKGDPEGLTRAFIDYILSEDGAGIIRASGYIPLQ; this is translated from the coding sequence ATGCTTGCGAAACACGGCAAGGTTTTTGTTCTGGCCTGGTTTGCTCTGGTCCTGATCGTTTCACCGGTTCTGGCCGGGAATCTGGACAGGTTCACCGGGATGGAGGGCTCGCTGGATATCGCCGGAGGCACGGCGCACATCCCGGTGATGAATGAAGCGGCCAAGCGGATCATGACGTTCAATCCCAAGGTCCGAATCACCGTGGCCGGCGGGGGCACGGGGATCGGCGTGCAAAAAGCCGGGGAAGGGCTGGTGGACATCGGCAACACCGGTCGCCCCCTGTCCGATGAGGAAGTGAGCAAGTACGGACTGCGGTCGTTCGCCTTCGCCATCGACGGCGTTGCGCCCGTGGTTCATCCGGATAGCCACGTCGCGGATCTTACCGCCCAACAAATCAGGGACATTTTCGGCGGTCGGATAACGCGCTGGAGTGAGGTGGGCGGCAACGACGCGGCCATTCACGTTTACGGTCGTGAGGAGGCCAGCGGCACCCACGAGGTGTTTTGGGGCAAGCTGTTGAAAAAGGAAGCCGTGGTGGGTACGGCGAATATCATCCAGTCCAATGGAGCGATGAAAGTGGCCGTCTCTCAGGATCGCAACGCCATCGGGTACATGAGCATCGGGCACATCGACGATACCGTGAAGCCCCTGGCCGTGGACGGGGTCGTCCCTTCCCAGGAAACCGCCATTGACGGCAGCTACCCGGTGATTCGACATCTCTTCATGAACACCAAGGGCGATCCCGAGGGCCTGACCAGGGCGTTCATCGATTATATCCTGAGCGAGGATGGGGCCGGGATCATTCGCGCCTCCGGCTACATCCCGCTGCAGTAG
- a CDS encoding PstC family ABC transporter permease codes for MLSESWIRRALCAAATTCVAAAFCILLVLVYLVLPLFTPGGLGAVFSWQWLPFQGQFGILPMVTGSLLLSLGALTLATPLAVGVSCFVQVLAPRRVKGLCLAMIHYMTSIPTVIYGFVSIFLLVPLMREWFDRGTGFSLLTAMIALTLLILPTIVLVFHATLREVDLTARTTCASLGFSRPSYIRHVLLPLSRRGLLAAVILGFGRAVGDTLISLMLAGNAPMVPGSPLDSIRTLTAHIGLVVATDSQSTFYHSVFASGLILFLIMILINLALRGLGRSYTS; via the coding sequence ATGCTATCCGAATCCTGGATTCGGCGTGCCCTGTGCGCCGCCGCGACGACATGCGTCGCGGCGGCCTTCTGCATCCTGCTGGTCCTGGTTTATCTTGTGCTGCCGCTGTTCACCCCGGGCGGACTGGGCGCGGTTTTTTCCTGGCAGTGGCTGCCGTTTCAAGGCCAATTCGGCATCCTGCCGATGGTCACGGGATCCCTGCTCCTCTCTCTCGGGGCCTTGACTCTTGCCACGCCTTTGGCCGTGGGCGTTTCCTGCTTCGTCCAGGTGCTGGCGCCCAGGCGCGTCAAAGGCCTTTGTCTGGCCATGATCCATTACATGACCAGCATTCCCACGGTGATCTACGGCTTTGTCTCGATTTTTCTCCTGGTCCCGTTGATGCGCGAATGGTTTGATCGGGGTACCGGCTTTTCCCTGCTCACGGCCATGATCGCCCTGACCTTGCTCATCCTGCCGACCATCGTTCTGGTCTTTCACGCCACGTTGCGCGAAGTGGACCTCACGGCCCGGACAACGTGCGCTTCGCTGGGTTTTTCCAGACCGTCCTATATCCGACATGTCCTGCTTCCCTTGTCCCGGCGCGGCCTGCTGGCCGCCGTCATCCTCGGTTTTGGCCGGGCCGTGGGCGATACGCTGATTTCCTTGATGCTGGCCGGCAACGCCCCCATGGTTCCCGGCTCACCCCTGGACTCCATCCGCACCCTCACCGCGCATATCGGCCTGGTCGTGGCCACGGACAGCCAAAGCACGTTCTACCATTCCGTGTTCGCCTCCGGCCTGATTCTTTTCCTGATCATGATTCTGATCAATCTGGCCTTGCGTGGACTGGGCCGCTCCTACACCTCATGA